One Argiope bruennichi chromosome 5, qqArgBrue1.1, whole genome shotgun sequence DNA segment encodes these proteins:
- the LOC129968336 gene encoding uncharacterized protein LOC129968336, with protein MSLPYSDVEPHSLKSCLSPSEGLPRVYFHFDLSIQVTRKDLIPDNLKQLTLEIINVIPYNAIKIFTDGSRLNDHAGSGIYIEKPRDKLSISFRNPDFSSVFKSELIAIEHSLEAIRNENDFGDLWIFSDSRSSLQHIHNWITVGDQTSISILIKFRLISDSHDVHFQWIPLHVDIHGNERADSLVKEGCSHSSSSSSALKFFEH; from the coding sequence ATGAGTTTGCCTTATAGTGATGTTGAGCCTCACTCCTTAAAATCTTGTCTGAGCCCCTCAGAGGGACTCCCCAGAGTCTACTTTCACTTTGACCTTTCTATACAGGTCACCAGAAAGGACTTGATTCCAGATAATCTTAAACAGTTGACCTTGGAGATCATCAATGTGATCCCCTATAATGCCATAAAAATCTTTACGGACGGCAGCAGACTGAATGACCATGCTGGTAGTGGCATCTACATTGAGAAGCCAAGAGATAAATTGTCCATCTCCTTCCGAAACCCTGATTTCTCTTCCGTCTTCAAGAGCGAATTAATTGCAATTGAACACAGCCTTGAAGCTATTCGCAATGAAAATGACTTTGGGGACCTCTGGATCTTTTCGGATAGTCGCAGCTCCCTTCAACACATCCACAATTGGATCACAGTCGGAGATCAAACAAGTATTTCCATACTTATCAAGTTCAGGCTTATTTCAGACTCTCATGATGTTCATTTTCAGTGGATCCCTTTGCACGTTGACATCCACGGCAATGAGCGTGCAGATAGCTTGGTCAAAGAGGGCTGCAGCCACTCTAGTTCTTCCTCTTCAGCCCTCAAATTTTTCGAACATTAA